A region of Anolis carolinensis isolate JA03-04 unplaced genomic scaffold, rAnoCar3.1.pri scaffold_7, whole genome shotgun sequence DNA encodes the following proteins:
- the gipc3 gene encoding PDZ domain-containing protein GIPC3, giving the protein MQKLLGGQIGLEDFIFAHVRGETKEVEVTKTEDALGLTITDNGAGYAFIKRIKEGSIINRLPSVCVGDSIEAINEQTIVGCRHYEVAKMLREMPKAQPFTLRLVQPKRAFDMIGQRSRGSKAAGEGSLSSGRETLRLRAKGDATLEEAPNEFEEAAAAKVDDLLESYMGIRDVELASTMVEMAKERPGSEDFARGLDSLLGEFAFPEEFVAEVWTAICEAREPPKE; this is encoded by the exons ATGCAGAAGCTTCTGGGCGGCCAGATCGGTCTGGAGGACTTCATCTTCGCCCACGTCCGGGGGGAGACCAAGGAGGTCGAGGTCACCAAGACCGAGGACGCCCTGGGGCTGACCATCACCGACAACGGGGCCGGATACGCCTTCATCAAG CGCATCAAGGAGGGCAGCATCATCAACCGCCTGCCCAGCGTCTGCGTGGGGGACAGCATCGAGGCCATCAACGAGCAGACCATCGTGGGCTGCCGACACTACGAGGTGGCCAAGATGCTGCGCGAGATGCCCAAGGCCCAGCCCTTCACCCTGCGCCTCGTCCAGCCCAAGCGGGCCTTCG ACATGATCGGGCAGCGGAGCCGTGGGAGCAAAGCCGCGGGCGAAGGGAGCCTCTCCAGCGGGCGGGAGACGCTGCGCCTGCGCGCCAAGGGCGACGCCACCCTGGAAGAGGCG CCCAACGAGTTCGAAGAAGCCGCCGCGGCGAAAGTGGACGACCTGCTGGAGAGCTACATGGGCATCCGGGACGTGGAATTGG CGTCCACCATGGTGGAGATGGCCAAAGAGCGGCCGGGCTCCGAGGACTTCGCCCGCGGCCTGGACTCTCTCCTGGGCGAGTTCGCCTTCCCGGAGGAGTTCGTGGCCGAggtctggacggccatctgcgAGGCCCGGGAGCCCCCCAAGGAATGA